A window from Bosea sp. ANAM02 encodes these proteins:
- a CDS encoding DUF4399 domain-containing protein has product MLRLAPALLLLGLAVAMPLAGSFAQERARQRSPAPATARLTFVGLADKAQVPAKLTVRFAISGMEVVPAGHAARHAGHHHLLIDTELPPLDQPIPSDFNHIHFGGGQTEAEIALTPGKHTLQLLFADHNHVPHDPPIMSERITVEVPATEPEKPRSAAAPGARVFFVDLQDGATIPSRAKIRFGTEGIAVTPAGTINPNGGHHHLLVDTELPPLDREIPSDFNHLHFGRGQTEVELSLPPGEHTLQLLLGDHEHVPHDPPVVSPRIRVRVVGDAQASAAAPPAPHAHGAGRARTASPNDAVVYFVYPRDGDLIYPTSTIRFGLRNMGVAPAGVAKPNTGHHHLLVDTEPPAFGEPIPADLNHIHLGGGQTEYKLTLPNGRHTLQLLLADENHVPHDPPVISERITVTVVPGGPRGRRRR; this is encoded by the coding sequence ATGCTTCGCCTTGCACCCGCGCTTCTGCTGTTGGGTCTGGCCGTGGCGATGCCGCTGGCAGGCTCATTCGCGCAGGAGCGCGCACGCCAGCGCAGCCCGGCGCCGGCGACCGCGCGTCTTACCTTCGTCGGCCTTGCCGACAAGGCCCAGGTTCCCGCCAAGCTCACGGTACGCTTCGCGATTTCCGGCATGGAGGTCGTACCGGCCGGGCACGCAGCACGCCATGCCGGGCACCATCACCTGCTGATCGATACGGAGCTACCGCCGCTCGACCAGCCGATCCCGAGCGATTTCAATCATATCCATTTCGGCGGCGGCCAGACCGAGGCCGAGATCGCGCTGACGCCGGGCAAGCACACGCTGCAACTGCTCTTCGCCGACCACAACCATGTGCCGCACGACCCGCCGATCATGTCCGAAAGGATCACGGTCGAGGTTCCGGCGACGGAGCCCGAGAAGCCGCGTTCGGCCGCGGCACCCGGCGCCCGCGTCTTCTTCGTCGACCTGCAGGATGGCGCGACGATCCCGAGCCGCGCCAAGATCCGCTTCGGCACGGAGGGCATCGCGGTGACGCCGGCCGGGACCATCAACCCGAACGGCGGCCACCACCATCTCCTCGTCGATACCGAGCTGCCGCCGCTCGACCGCGAGATTCCCAGCGACTTCAACCATCTGCATTTCGGGCGCGGGCAGACCGAGGTCGAGCTCTCGCTGCCGCCCGGCGAGCACACGCTGCAATTGCTGCTGGGCGACCACGAGCATGTGCCGCATGATCCGCCGGTGGTGTCGCCGCGCATCCGCGTGCGTGTCGTCGGCGATGCGCAGGCCTCGGCGGCAGCGCCACCGGCGCCGCATGCGCACGGCGCCGGCCGCGCCCGCACAGCCTCGCCCAACGATGCCGTCGTCTATTTCGTCTATCCGCGCGACGGAGACCTTATCTACCCGACCTCGACGATCCGCTTCGGCCTGCGCAACATGGGCGTGGCACCGGCCGGCGTCGCCAAGCCGAATACCGGCCATCACCATCTCCTGGTCGATACCGAGCCGCCGGCCTTCGGCGAGCCGATCCCCGCCGATCTCAACCATATCCATCTCGGCGGCGGCCAGACCGAATACAAGCTGACCTTGCCGAACGGCAGGCATACGCTGCAGCTCCTGCTCGCCGACGAGAACCATGTACCGCATGATCCGCCGGTGATCTCGGAGCGCATCACGGTGACCGTGGTGCCGGGCGGGCCGAGAGGGAGGAGGCGCCGGTGA
- a CDS encoding DUF4399 domain-containing protein: protein MISQARIAAGLLALIVWQGAVPEALAQSSTRQPAPRGAQVYFHYPIDGLSVPERFTVRIGLRGMGVAPAGINHARTGHHHLLIDTDPGPPDQPIPSDYNNIHLGNGQTEVVVTLPKGRHTLQLLLGDHNHIPHNPPVMSPKITVNVR, encoded by the coding sequence GTGATCTCGCAAGCCCGCATCGCTGCAGGCCTTCTGGCGTTGATCGTCTGGCAGGGCGCCGTTCCGGAAGCGCTCGCGCAATCGTCGACGCGCCAGCCCGCTCCGCGGGGCGCGCAGGTCTATTTCCACTATCCGATCGACGGCCTCAGCGTTCCCGAACGCTTCACGGTGCGGATCGGCCTGCGCGGGATGGGCGTGGCGCCAGCCGGCATCAATCATGCCCGGACCGGGCACCACCATCTGCTGATCGACACCGATCCCGGCCCGCCGGACCAGCCGATACCCTCCGACTACAACAACATCCATCTCGGCAACGGCCAGACCGAGGTGGTGGTGACGCTGCCCAAGGGCCGGCATACCCTGCAATTGCTGCTCGGCGATCACAACCATATCCCGCATAATCCGCCGGTGATGTCGCCGAAGATCACGGTCAATGTCCGCTAG